A genomic stretch from Chiloscyllium plagiosum isolate BGI_BamShark_2017 chromosome 2, ASM401019v2, whole genome shotgun sequence includes:
- the LOC122557322 gene encoding LOW QUALITY PROTEIN: kinesin heavy chain-like (The sequence of the model RefSeq protein was modified relative to this genomic sequence to represent the inferred CDS: inserted 1 base in 1 codon), producing the protein MAATTTRVDEPNAESVCQFRPLNPVEVLRVDLFIQKFKGNDTFNLFWQGKPFMFDKVFSLNMAQDHVYNACAKHIFKDALDGCNGTIFAYGQTAFGKTHSMEGKLHNHWQMGIIPRIACDIFDRSYSMDXEFHIKVSYFEIYKDKVGICSVFQKAIHKDKNRVSFVKGFTEKFISNPEEVLDDVDEGKANCHVAVANVNEYSSRSRSIFLICTHYI; encoded by the exons CCAAATGCAGAATCAGTGTGTCAATTCAGGCCACTGAATCCAGTTGAAGTCTTAAGAGTAGACCTGTTCATCCAGAAATTTAAAGGCAATGACACCTTCAATCTTTTCTGGCAAGGAAAACCTTTTATGTTTGACAAGGTGTTTTCTCTGAACATGGCCCAGGATCATGTTTATAATGCGTGTGCCAAACATATTTTTAAAGATGCCCTTGATGGTTGCAATGGAACTATATTTGCTTATGGTCAAACAGCTTTTGGCAAAACACACAGTATGGAGGGAAAGCTTCATAATCATTGGCAAATGGGCATTATTCCAAGAATAGCATGTGACATCTTTGATCGCAGCTATTCTATGG GAGAATTCCATATTAAGGTTTCCTACTTTGAGATCTACAAGGACAAAGTTGGGATTTGCTCAGTGTTTCAGAAAGCAATCCACAAGGATAAAAATAGAGTATCATTTGTTAAGGGTTTTACGGAGAAGTTTATCTCTAACCCTGAGGAGGTATTGGATGATGTTGATGAAGGAAAGGCAAACTGTCATGTAGCTGTCGCCAATGTGAATGAATACAGTTCTCGAAGCCGCAGCATCTTTCTCATTTGTACTCATTACATTTAA